One window of the Candidatus Methylomirabilota bacterium genome contains the following:
- a CDS encoding cyclic nucleotide-binding domain-containing protein, with protein MNQVFSKISADRYKRSALIVAQILTISATIMAIAVFVMVGPMIVTIFMLVAQGFIMLSILICLVVVVTTPERELIKEHFARGAIIFRKGEIADKVYVIENGQVEAVEDEPGKQEKVIRNMGPGDHFGEIALIRRMPRTLTVRAATDVDVLAIKAGAFASLFAHIPVLRDSFAQLVEQRLETTKQDVQRSQQQGESP; from the coding sequence ATGAACCAGGTGTTTTCAAAAATTTCGGCCGATCGGTATAAGCGATCTGCTCTGATCGTGGCTCAAATCCTGACCATTTCGGCCACGATTATGGCGATCGCCGTCTTCGTCATGGTCGGTCCGATGATCGTGACCATTTTCATGTTGGTAGCTCAAGGGTTCATCATGCTCTCGATTCTCATATGCCTCGTGGTCGTGGTCACGACACCCGAGCGAGAGCTTATTAAAGAGCATTTCGCGCGAGGAGCCATCATCTTCCGAAAAGGGGAGATCGCGGATAAGGTCTATGTAATCGAGAATGGGCAAGTGGAGGCGGTGGAGGACGAGCCAGGGAAGCAGGAAAAGGTGATCAGAAACATGGGGCCTGGAGATCACTTTGGCGAGATAGCCCTCATCCGACGGATGCCAAGGACGCTGACGGTCCGGGCGGCGACCGACGTCGACGTCCTCGCCATTAAAGCGGGAGCTTTCGCCTCGCTCTTCGCGCACATACCTGTGCTCAGGGACAGCTTTGCGCAACTGGTGGAGCAGCGCCTAGAAAC